CACTTTGCTGTGCTCCTTTTTGTTGCCCCCCTTTTCGCTGCTCTCCTTCTTACTGAGCTCCTCATCGGTGTCCCCGCGACCCGCGTCCCCGCGACCCGCGTCGCCCGCCTTGAGCCTTGCCTCATGGATGGCCCCGATCATGTACAGGGCACTTTCCGGCACGTCCTGGAACTCGTCGGCCAGGATGCGCTCGCAGCCGTCCAGGGCGTCCTCGAGGCTAACCAGGCGGCCGGTGAGGCCAGTGAACTGCTCGGTGGTGAAGAACGGTTGGGTGAGGAAGCGCTCCAGCCGGCGGGCCCGGGCCACCACCCGGCGATCCTCCGGGGAGAGCTGCTCGAGGCCGAGCATGGCGATGATGTCCTTGAGCTCCGCGTACTGGGCGAGGGTGCGGCGTATCTCCTGGGCCAGCCGGTAGTGGCGCTCACCGACGATGCCGGGGGTCGCCATCTTGGAGCTCGACTGCAGCGGGTCGATGGCCGGGTACAGGCCTTCGCTTGCCCGCTTGCGGGACAGCACGATGGAGGCGGACAGGTGCGAGAAGGTGTGCACCGCGGCCGGGTCGGTGAAGTCATCCGCCGGCACATAGACCGCCTGGATCGAGGTGATGGCGCCACTGTCGGTGTTGGCGATACGCTCCTCGAGCCCCGAGAGCTCGGTGCCCATGGTCGGCTGGTAGCCGAGCCGCGAGGGCATCTGGCCCATCAGCCCCGACACCTCGGCGCCGGCCTGGATGAAGCGGAAGATGTTGTCGATCAACAGCAGCACGTCGCGGTGCTCGTCGTCGCGGAAGTACTCGGCCATGGTCAAAGCGGCATGGCCGACCCGAAAGCGCGCCCCGGGCGGCTCGTTCATCTGCGCGAACACCATCACCATGTCGGGCAGCACGCCGGCCTCCTGCATCTCCCGGTAGAGCTCCTCGCCCTCGCGGCAGCGCTCGCCGATGCCGCAGAACAGGCTGACGCCCTGCTGGCTGCCCACCATGTTGTGGATCATCTCGGTCAGCAGCACCGTCTTGCCCACCCCGGCACCGCCGAACAGGCCCGCCTTGCCGCCCCGCTCCAACGGCACCAGCACGTCGATCAGCTTGATGCCGGTCAGAAAGATCGCCGACTGGGTCGAGCGCCTGGCCAGCGCCGGTGGCGCCCGATGCACCGAGCGCCACTCGACCGGATCCGGTGCGGGCAGGCGGTCGATGGGCCGGCCGAAGACATCGAACATCCTCGACAGGGTCTGGCGACCCACCGGGGCCTTGAGCGGGGCGCCGCTGTCGACCACCGGCATGCCGCGCGAAAGCCCCTGGGTCGGGGTCAGGGCGATGCCGCGCAGCCGGTGGGCATCGAGCTGTGCCAGCACCTCGATGACGATCTGCTGCTCGGCGCCGGCCCGCAGGATGGTGTGGATCGGTGGCAGGCGGGCGGCGAAATGTACCTCGACGACGCTGCCACGTACCGCCACCACCACACCCTGGTTCGCCTCGAGGGCGCTCACTCCAGCCCCGTCGCGCGCAGCCGGGCTCGCAATCGCTCGACTTCCTCGAGCAGGTCGGCGACCAGGGCCGCGAGTTCCGGCTCGGCCTCGAAGTCCCGCTCGACCCGGCGCAGACGCCGAGCCCGGGTCAGGTCCCGGCTGGTGAAGCGCTGGCTGGCCACATAGCGGCTGCCATCGGCCAGCAGGCCGCTCTCGAGGCGCTCGATGACCCAGTCTGACTCCACCGCACAGGCCCGGGCCAGCTCCTCGAGGGTCAGCGCGGCCTCGTCGATCAACTCACCCCTCGCGGCATCATCGTCTGCCATCATCTAACCTCCCTTGCGCCGGCGCGGGTCGAAGTCGAGCTCCAGCGCCATGGTGGCGTAGAGCTCGCGGGCCTTGTCGCTATCCGCCGGCGGCAGCACCACCTTGAGTTCCACGTAGAGATCGCCCGGCTCCCGGCCGGGGATGCCACGCTCCTTGAGGCGCAGCCGGCGGCCGCTCTGGGAGCCGGCCGGCACCTTGAGCCTGACCGGCCCGGCGGGAGTCGGTATGTCGATGCTGGCCCCAAGGGCCGCCTCCCAGGGTGTCACCGGCACGCTGTTGAACACATCACGGCCCTCGACGCGAAAGGCCGGGTCGGGACGGAAGTGGATCTCCAGGAACAGATCGCCCGGCGGCCCTCCGCCGAGGCCCGGGCTGCCCTGCCCCGTCAGGCGGATGTGCTGGCCTTCCTTGACCCCCTTGGGAATCTTCACGCTGAGACGATGCTCCCGGGTCACCACCCGCCCCTGCGCATCCATCTCGGGCACCTGCAGGGTGATGGTAGGGTTCGCGCCCTGGTAGGCGTCGGCCAGGTCGATCAGCACCTTGGCATGGCGGTCCTCGCCGCGCCGCTGATAGCCGCCGCGACTGGATCTCTCGCGGCGCCCGGCCTGGCCGAAGAGGTTGGCGAAGAAGTCGCTGAACTCGTCCGCCTCGGCTCCCTCGAAGCCGCGGCCAGTGAACTCGAAGCCCGCATCCCAGTCCGGCGGCGGGCGGAAATCCTGGCCCGCTCGATAGTCCTGGCCCAGCTGGTCATAGGCGGCCCGCTTCTCGGGATCGCTCAGCACTTCCTTGGCCTCGTTGATCGCCTGCATGCGCGCTTCGGCATCCGGTTCCTTGCTGACATCCGGGTGATACTGGCGGGCCAGCTTGCGGTAGGCCTTCTTGATCTCCGCGGCGGTGGCGGTCTTCTCCACCCCGAGGGTCTGGTAGTAGTCCTTGAATTCCACCTGGCCGGGCTCCGGGCAAGCGTGGCGGCGGGCCACGAATCAACGCCGATGCCTAAAAGCTAGCCGAAAATCCTCACGCCCGGGGAATGATATGGCTCACGCCATGGTCAATCCCGCCGGTGCGGCGGGGGAATGCTCGACCATGCGCACCACGCTGCCGACCACGATCAGGCAGGGTGAGGGCAGCGGGGTCTCGGCGAGACGCGTCGGCATGTCGGCGAGGGTGCCGGTGAGGGCGGCCTGCTCAGGCAGGCTGGCGTTGGCGACCAGCATGATCGGCCAGTCCGCGGGCAACCCGGCCCCGCGCAGCCCCGCACAGATCGCCGCGACCTTCGACAGCCCCATGTAGAACACCAGGGTCTCGTCGCGGCGGGCAAGCGACGTCCAATCCGGCTCGCCACCCTCGCGACACAGCTGGGCGGTGACCAGCCGTAGCTGCTGGGCATGGGCCCGGTCGGTGAGCGGGATGCCGAGACTCGCGGCGGCCGCCGAGGCGGCGGTGATGCCCGGCACGATCGCGGCCGGCACCTCGGCCTCGGCCAGGGCGGCGAGCTCCTCGCCCATGCGCCCGAAAACGCCCGGGTCGCCGCCCTTGAGACGCACCACCGACTTGCCCTCCCGGGCCAGACGCACCAGCAGCGCGCCGATCTCGGCCTGAGGCACGCTGTGCCGTCCCCGGGCCTTGCCGACGTAGTAACGCTCCCGTCCGGCGGAAATCAGCGCCAGGACGTCATCGCCGACCAGCCGGTCGTAGACCACGGCATCGGCCTCGCGCAGCAGACGGGCGGCCTTAAGGGTCAGGAGCTCGACGTCGCCGCTGCCGGCGCCGACCAGGTAGACCGTGCCGGGGCGACAGCCACCGGACGCTCGCGGCGCCACCTCAAGGGACCGCGGCAGGCCACCGCCCCGCATCCGCCGCGTCAGTTCCTGGCCCAGTCGGGCGAGCAGGCTCAGGGCCTCAGACGGCTTGGTTTTCCAGCTTCTGGTCAGGGCGCGCATGGCGGGCCTCCTCTTCGGCACTGTCTTCGATAAGGGACTTGAGTTCGGGAATGCAGCTGCCGCACTGGGTGCCGCAGGCGAGTCGGGCGCCCAGGGCCTCGACGCTGGTGTCACCGGCATGAATCGCCGCGACGATGGCCTGCTGGCCGACCTGGTGGCAGCTGCAGACCAGCGGGCCGGCATCGGCCTCGCCACTGTCGCAGCCCGCCAGCAGCCGCCGGCGCTGGCTCTCCGCGAGCGCCTCGCCCCCGGCCGCCTGGGCGAAACAGGCATCCAGCCAGCCAAGGCCCGGCAGCTCCGCCGGCGGGCCTACCATCAGCCACCAGCGCAGGCGGCCCTGTTCCACACCGGCGGCGCGCAGGCGACCATGGGTCGGGTCGGCACACCACAGGGTCGGCGCCACCGGCAGCCAGGCCGCGAGCCGTTCCAGCCAGGCCTCGAGGGGCTCATCGGCCCCGACTGACTCGCCACCGGCCAGCTGCCAGCGCTCACCATGGGACAGCGGGATACGCGCCCAGTAGGCGGTCTCGTCGCACCAGGCGGTCTCGGTCGGCAGGTCGTCGGCGACCAGCAGGGTCGCCTCCCAGGCGGTCGCCAGCGGCGAGAGCGCCACGGCGCCGTGCTTGGATTCCGGCTGCCCCGACAGCGGGTCGAGGTGCGCGGCAAGCAGCCCGCCCATGCGCGCCCGCTTGGTGAACTGGTCGGTCCAGTGCATCGGCACGAAGACCTCGCCCCGGCGCTGCCCCTTGGCGAGGCGCACCCGGCCCAGGTAGTCGCCGTCGGCGCCGCTGAGCCGCGCCAGCTGCTGATCGCCGAGGCCGGCGTCGACGGCATCCTCCGGGTGCACCTCGATGAAGGGCTCGGCGCGATGGTTCATCAACCGCGGGGCGCGGCCGGTACGGGACATGGTGTGCCACTGGTCACGTACCCGCCCGGTGTTCAGGCGCAGCGGTCGCGTCGCGTCGAGGGCCTGCGCCGGACCCCGCGGGCGCACCGGCAGCAGCCGGGCGCGACCGCTCGGCGTGGCGAAGCGGCCATCCTCGAACAGCCGCGCGGTGCCATGGGGGGCGGCCGCCGTGACCGGCCACTGGATCGGCGCCAGGGCGTCATAGCCGGCCCGATCGAGCCCGGCGAGCCCGGAGATGTCGAAGAGCCGAAAGCCCTCGCCCCGCGATGCGGCATCGTTCTCGAAGCCGGAGAGCCTGGCATGCTCGTCGAAGATCTCGGCGGGATGCGTGTAATCGAAGGCCTCGCCATAGCCCAGGCGGCTCGCCACCTGACTGATGATCCACCAGTCATGGCGGGCCTCGCCAGGGGGCGACAGCATGCCGCGCTGGCGCGAGAGGCGTCGCTCGGAGTTGGTCACGGTGCCGTCCTTCTCGGACCAGGACGACGCCGGCAGCACGATGTCGGCGTAGGGCAGCAGGTCGGTGTTGGCCATGCATTCGGAGACGATCACCAACGGACACTTGGCCAGCGCCGCGCGCACCCGGTTGGCCTCCGGCAGGCTCACCGCCGGATTGGTGGCCATCACCCACAGCGCCTGCACCTCGCCGCGCTCGATGGCGTCGAACAGGGCGATGGCCTTGTGGCCGGGCCCCTCGGGCAGGGTCGGTGTCAGGGTCTCGGTGGCCCAGAAGCGGGTCACCCGATCGATGGCCCCGGGGGTGTCATAGTCCATGTGGGCGGCCAGCTGGTTGGCAAGCCCGCCGACCTCGCGCCCGCCCATGGCGTTGGGCTGGCCGGTGATCGAGAAGGGACCGGCGCCGGGCAGGCCCAGTTTGCCGCCGGCCAGGTGGCAGTTGATGATGGCGTTGCACTTGTCGGTGCCGCTGCTCGACTGGTTGATGCCCTGGGAGTAGAGGGTGACCACGTGCAGCTGGCTTGCGAACCAGTAGTAGAAGGTCTGCAGCGCCTCGGGGTCCAGGTCGCAGTCGGCGGCGATCGCCTCCAGCGAGGTGTCATCTTCCCGGGCGGCGGCCAGCGCCTCGTCCAGACCATCGGCATGGCCCTCGAGATAGACGCGATCGAGCCGCCCCCGGTCCGCCATGAAGGTCAGCAGGCCGTTGAACAGGCGGGCGTCGCTGCCCGGCGCCAGGCCCAGGTACAGATCGGCGATCTCGCAGCTGTCGGTGATCCGCGGATCGATCACCACCACCCGCATCAGCGGATTGCGCGCCTTGGCGGTACGCAGGCGCTGGTAGAGCACGGGGTGGTTCCAGGCCAGGTTCGAGCCCACCAGCACCACCAGCTCCGCCTCCTCCAGGTCCTCGTAGCTGCAGGGCACGGCATCGGCGCCGAAGGCGCGCTTGTAGCCGGCCACCGCCGAGGCCATGCACAGCCTGGAGTTGGTATCCAGGTGCGGGGTGCCGAGGAAGCCCTTGAACAGCTTGTTGGCGACATAATAGTCCTCGGTGAGCAGCTGCCCGGAGAGATAGGCCGCCACGGCCTGGTCGCCATAGACCTGCCGGGTCGTGGTGAGCCGCTCGGCCACGGTGGCAAGCGCCGTCTCCCAGTCGACCTCGACGCCGTCGACCCGTGGCCGGGTCAGGCGCCCCTGGTGGCCCAGGGTCTCGTGCAGCGCCGAGCCCTTGACGCACAGCCGCCCGTAGTTGGCCGGGTGCTGCTGGTCGCCACTGACCCCGCTCAAGCTCGCGTCCTCCACATCGGCCAGCACGCCGCAGCCGACCCCGCAGTATGGACAGGTCGTTCGCACCTGGTGCATCCGGCTCTCCCCCCGTTCTCGCTGGTGGGCCGGGTCCGCGGCGCCCGGTACAAGTCGCCGGCGCCGCGGACCGCCCAACAAAAAGGCGCCCGACTCCCTTGCCGCTGGGGCAGGAAGCCGGACGCCGTTGTCTGGATGGAGGCACCGCCCTTGGCGCCTCGCTGATCAACCATTAAGCAAGCCGCGTGCCATATCACGACGAACAGGGCTCCGGCCCCGCCACGGCGGGGTATCTGGCGGATCAGGCAGGCACCCCCAGCCCGGAACGACGCCGGCCGACGGCTCGCCGACGCACCATAAGGCGACACGTTTCCCCCCCCCTGCACCAGCGGCGCGCGCGATAGCGATACCTCCGGTTGAGTCGGGCCTCGCCCGGGGTGGCAAGGCATCGCCAACTGCCCGGAAACAGTGCATTGGCAGACAAGATGCGGCAAAACGGAACATTACTTGCATGACCCTGATTGGCTCACGAGGAGTCACGTCTTTCGTCCATCGAACACCGCGAGTCCCTGCCATGCCCCCACCGCTGAACATCCTGCTGGTCGACGACGAGGTCGTGCGCGCTGCCATGGTCGAGGAGGCCCTCACCCACGAGGGCCATCGGGTCATCTGCCGCCTGCAGAGCCCCACCAGCCTCAACGAGATGGTGGCTCGCCACGAGCCCGATGTGGTGATCATCGACATGGAATCACCGGACCGCGACACCCTCGACAGCATGGCCCTGCTCAACCGGGAGAATCCTCGCCCGGTGGTATTCTTCGCCGACCAGCATGATTCCGACACCATGCAGGCGGCGCTCAAGTCCGGGGTCAGTGCCTATGTGGTCGACGGCCTGGTGCCGGGGCGGGTGCGGGCGATCATCGATGTCGCCATCGCCCGCTTCGATGCCTTCCAGTCGATGCGCAGCGAACTCGACAAGGCCCGCAACAAGCTCGCCGAGCGCAAGCGCATCGAGCGCGCCAAGGGGCTGCTGATGCAGCACCAGGACTGCGGCGAGGAGGAGGCCTACCGCATGTTGCGCAAGATCGCCATGGATCGCAGCCAGCGCATTTTTGAGGTGGCCAAAAGCGTCATCGATATTCTCGAACCTCTGGAGAAGGGCCAATGACTATGCCGCAAGACGCCGAACTCGACCGGCTGACGCTGGGCTTCGTGCCACTGATCGACTGTGCCCTGCTGGTGGTGGCCCGCGAACAGGGCTGCTTCGCCGACCAGGGCCTCGAGGTCACGCTGTCGCGCCAGAACGCCTGGTCGACGCTGCGCGACCGGGTCGCCGCCGGCCTGCTGGATGGGGCCCAGATGCTCGCCCCGCTGCCGCTGGCCATGAGCCTGGGCCTCGGCCGCGCGCCCTGCGACACCCTGGCGCCGATCACCCTGGGACGCCACGGCAACACCATCGCCCTCTCCCATGAGATCGCCGAGGCGAGCGGCGCCCGGCTCACCGAAGACCCGGCGACAAGCGCCCGGGCGCTCGCCGCCTACCTCACCCTCCGGGGCGATCGCCGGCTACGCCTGGCGATGGTCTATCCGCATTCCTGTCAGCACTATCAGCTGCGCCAGTGGCTGTCGCTTGGCGGCATCGATCCCGATGAGGACGTGGAGATCACGGTGCTGCCGCCGCCGCAGATGGTCGAGGCCCTGGCAGCCGGGCGCATCGACGGCTTCTGCGTCGGCGAGCCCTGGGGGTCGCTGGCCGAGTCGCAGCAGGCCGGGCGGCTCGTCGCCACCGGCGCCCAGCTGTGGCCGGGCTCCCCCGAGAAGGTACTGGGGGTGACGCGCTCCTGGGCGCACCGCTACCCCGCGACCCTGGCGCGCCTGATTCGCGCCCTGCGCGATGCCAGCGAATGGCTCATGGCCGACCCCGCCCACCTGCGAAAGGCGCGGGACTGGCTGGCCCTGCCCCCCTACCTGGATCGCTCGATGAACCACCTCGAGACCCTGGCGCTGGACAGCGGCCACATCGCCCAGCAGCTGTATGGCCCCGGCATCCTGCGTCCCGATCCCGATGCCGCCGGGCGCTTCGCCGAACATATGGACCAGCAGATGCGCCGCCATGGCCGTCGCCTGGATCGCGCCACCCTCGAGGAATGCTACAGCCCCGTGCATTTCGACGCCGCCACGCACCAATGATGGGCATGACGGCCCGCCAGCGGGCCGTCCCGGCGCCCTCGGCCATTTCATAACCCGCTGCCAATAAAGGAAAAACATAAGAAAGCCGGCCCCTTGGCCGGCCCCTTGCAAATAGCCTTTCAGCAGTTTCCCTGTCCTCAGGGACCACAACCAGAGGTGGGTGGCGATCAACGACGGTCGCCGCCACGCCACGGACGAAGACGTCCGGCCAGGTGCTACCGCGCGTTGCGGTGGCCCCTGACCGGGCGTCTTTTTTTTGCGCTCCCGCCGAGGCTCTCAACGGCGGATGGCGCCAAGGCAATGACCGCTGGAGGAGAGGCACCATGACCCCTCACCCGACGCCTACCCCCGAGCACCTGGTGATCATCGGCAACGGCATGGCAGGCCATCGCCTGCTCGAGGCCCTGCTCGAACGGCCCGGCCGCCCGGCCCGCATCACCGTGATCGGCGAGGAAACCGTGCCGGCCTATAACCGCATCCTGCTCTCGCCCTGGCTGGCCGGCGAGATGACGCGCGAGGCGCTGACCCTGCGCGAGACCGCCTGGTACTCAGACCAGGGCATCGAACTGCTGCTCGGTGATCGGGTCGCCGACATCGATGCCGGGGCAAAGCGGCTCACCACCCGGGGCGGCCGGTCGCTCACCTACGACCGCCTGGTGCTGGCCACCGGCTCGCGCCCGGCGATGCCTGCCGTCGAGGGCATCGGCCTCGACGGCGTGCATGGCTTTCGCGATCTCGAGGATGCCCGGGCCCTGACCCGGGCCGCCACTCGGGGCGGCCGGGCGGTGGTGGTCGGCGGCGGCCTGCTGGGCCTCGAGGCCGCCGAGGGGTTGCGCAAGCAGGCCAAGGCCACGCAGGGCCGCGAGATGGCCGTCAGCGTGCTGCAGCGCGCGGATCGGTTGATGAATCGCCAGCTCGATGCCACCGCGGCTCGGCTGCTGGAAGACGAACTCGCCGCCCGCGGCCTGTCCATCGTCACCGGTGCCCGCCTGGCGGCCCTGGAAGGCGACGCCCGGGGCCGGGTCTGTGCCGTGCACCTGGAGGATGGCCGACGGCTGGCCGCCGACTGCGTGGTGATCGCCGCCGGCATCACGCCCAACGCCGAGCTCGGCCAGGCCGCCGGCCTCGCGGTGGAGCGCGCCATCGTCGTCGACGAATTTCTCACCACCTCGGATCCGGCCATCCACGCCCTCGGCGAATGCTGCCAGTTCCGGGGCACCACCTACGGCCTGGTCGAGCCGATCTGGCGTCAGGTCGAGGTGCTGGCCGATCGCCTGAGCCAGCGCCAGGACGCGGCCCTGCCCGGCTACGTCGAACGCCCTACCGCCACCAAACTCAAGGTCAGCGGCGTCTCGCTCTTCGCCTTCGGCCCCATCGAGCCGGAGGACGACCACGAGGTGCTGACCTACCACGACCCGCGCCAGGGCGACTACCGCCGTCTGCTGTTGCGCGACAACCGCCTCGAGGGCGCCGTGCTCTATGGCGATACCGCCGCCGGCCCCTGGTACTTCGAACAATCCCTGGCAGGACACGACCTTTCGGCCTGCCGCCAGGCGCTGATGTTCGGCGCCGGCGATGCCAATGCCCTGCTCGACGACGCTTCTTCCCCGTCACCCGCCACTCAGGAGGCCGCCGCATGACGACATCCACCCCCCAAGAACTGATCATCATCGGTAACGGCATGGTCGGCCACCATCTGGTCGAGCAGCTGATCGAACGCGGCGCCACCGAGCAGTACCGCATCACGGTGTTCGGCGAGGAGCGTCACCGCGCCTACGACCGCGTCCACCTCTCCGAGTACTTCTCGGGGCGTGACGCCCAGTCGCTGGCCATGTGCGATGCGGACTTCTACGCACAGAACGGCATCGAACTGCGTCTCCACGAAGCGGTGACCGCCCTCGACCGCGACAAAGGCGAGCTGGTGACCGATCAGGGCCGCTACGCCTACGACCGGCTGGTGCTGGCGACCGGCTCCTACCCGTTCGTGCCGCCGATCCCCGGCAACGACCGCGAGAACTGCCTGGTCTACCGCACCCTGGACGACCTGGACGACATCCGCGCCGCGGCCGAGAAGGCCAGCACCGGCGTGGTGGTGGGCGGTGGCCTGCTGGGCCTGGAGGCGGCCAACGCCCTGCGCGGGCTCAACCTCGACACCGCCGTGGTCGAGTTCGCCCCACGCCTGATGCCGATGCAGGTCGACACCGAGGGCGGCGAGTTGCTGCGCGAGAAGATCGAGGCGCTGGGGGTCCAGGTGCTCACCGGCCGCGCCACCCAGCATATCGAGGACGGCGAATCCAGCTTCCATCGCATGGTGTTCCAGGACGACAAGGTGCTGGAGACCGACCTGATCGTGTTCTCCGCCGGCATCCGGCCCCGCGACGAGCTGGCCCGGGACGCGGCCCTGGAGCTGGGCGAGCGCGGCGGCGTGATCATCGACGACCGCTGCCTGACCAGCGATCCGGCGATCCTGGCCATCGGCGAGGTGGCGCTGTGGAACAACAGCATCTTCGGCCTGGTGGCGCCCGGCTACCAGATGGCCAAGGCCGCCGCCGATACCCTGCTCGGAGGCGGGCTGACCTTCGAGGGCGCCGACATGAGCACCAAGCTCAAGCTGCTCGGCGTCGATGTGGGCGCCATCGGCGACGCGCATGGCAACCAGAACCCCGGG
The genomic region above belongs to Halomonas sp. YLGW01 and contains:
- a CDS encoding chaperone modulator CbpM; the protein is MMADDDAARGELIDEAALTLEELARACAVESDWVIERLESGLLADGSRYVASQRFTSRDLTRARRLRRVERDFEAEPELAALVADLLEEVERLRARLRATGLE
- a CDS encoding DnaJ C-terminal domain-containing protein, with the protein product MEFKDYYQTLGVEKTATAAEIKKAYRKLARQYHPDVSKEPDAEARMQAINEAKEVLSDPEKRAAYDQLGQDYRAGQDFRPPPDWDAGFEFTGRGFEGAEADEFSDFFANLFGQAGRRERSSRGGYQRRGEDRHAKVLIDLADAYQGANPTITLQVPEMDAQGRVVTREHRLSVKIPKGVKEGQHIRLTGQGSPGLGGGPPGDLFLEIHFRPDPAFRVEGRDVFNSVPVTPWEAALGASIDIPTPAGPVRLKVPAGSQSGRRLRLKERGIPGREPGDLYVELKVVLPPADSDKARELYATMALELDFDPRRRKGG
- the cobA gene encoding uroporphyrinogen-III C-methyltransferase; this translates as MRGGGLPRSLEVAPRASGGCRPGTVYLVGAGSGDVELLTLKAARLLREADAVVYDRLVGDDVLALISAGRERYYVGKARGRHSVPQAEIGALLVRLAREGKSVVRLKGGDPGVFGRMGEELAALAEAEVPAAIVPGITAASAAAASLGIPLTDRAHAQQLRLVTAQLCREGGEPDWTSLARRDETLVFYMGLSKVAAICAGLRGAGLPADWPIMLVANASLPEQAALTGTLADMPTRLAETPLPSPCLIVVGSVVRMVEHSPAAPAGLTMA
- a CDS encoding nitrate reductase, translated to MHQVRTTCPYCGVGCGVLADVEDASLSGVSGDQQHPANYGRLCVKGSALHETLGHQGRLTRPRVDGVEVDWETALATVAERLTTTRQVYGDQAVAAYLSGQLLTEDYYVANKLFKGFLGTPHLDTNSRLCMASAVAGYKRAFGADAVPCSYEDLEEAELVVLVGSNLAWNHPVLYQRLRTAKARNPLMRVVVIDPRITDSCEIADLYLGLAPGSDARLFNGLLTFMADRGRLDRVYLEGHADGLDEALAAAREDDTSLEAIAADCDLDPEALQTFYYWFASQLHVVTLYSQGINQSSSGTDKCNAIINCHLAGGKLGLPGAGPFSITGQPNAMGGREVGGLANQLAAHMDYDTPGAIDRVTRFWATETLTPTLPEGPGHKAIALFDAIERGEVQALWVMATNPAVSLPEANRVRAALAKCPLVIVSECMANTDLLPYADIVLPASSWSEKDGTVTNSERRLSRQRGMLSPPGEARHDWWIISQVASRLGYGEAFDYTHPAEIFDEHARLSGFENDAASRGEGFRLFDISGLAGLDRAGYDALAPIQWPVTAAAPHGTARLFEDGRFATPSGRARLLPVRPRGPAQALDATRPLRLNTGRVRDQWHTMSRTGRAPRLMNHRAEPFIEVHPEDAVDAGLGDQQLARLSGADGDYLGRVRLAKGQRRGEVFVPMHWTDQFTKRARMGGLLAAHLDPLSGQPESKHGAVALSPLATAWEATLLVADDLPTETAWCDETAYWARIPLSHGERWQLAGGESVGADEPLEAWLERLAAWLPVAPTLWCADPTHGRLRAAGVEQGRLRWWLMVGPPAELPGLGWLDACFAQAAGGEALAESQRRRLLAGCDSGEADAGPLVCSCHQVGQQAIVAAIHAGDTSVEALGARLACGTQCGSCIPELKSLIEDSAEEEARHARPDQKLENQAV
- a CDS encoding ANTAR domain-containing protein encodes the protein MPPPLNILLVDDEVVRAAMVEEALTHEGHRVICRLQSPTSLNEMVARHEPDVVIIDMESPDRDTLDSMALLNRENPRPVVFFADQHDSDTMQAALKSGVSAYVVDGLVPGRVRAIIDVAIARFDAFQSMRSELDKARNKLAERKRIERAKGLLMQHQDCGEEEAYRMLRKIAMDRSQRIFEVAKSVIDILEPLEKGQ
- a CDS encoding CmpA/NrtA family ABC transporter substrate-binding protein → MTMPQDAELDRLTLGFVPLIDCALLVVAREQGCFADQGLEVTLSRQNAWSTLRDRVAAGLLDGAQMLAPLPLAMSLGLGRAPCDTLAPITLGRHGNTIALSHEIAEASGARLTEDPATSARALAAYLTLRGDRRLRLAMVYPHSCQHYQLRQWLSLGGIDPDEDVEITVLPPPQMVEALAAGRIDGFCVGEPWGSLAESQQAGRLVATGAQLWPGSPEKVLGVTRSWAHRYPATLARLIRALRDASEWLMADPAHLRKARDWLALPPYLDRSMNHLETLALDSGHIAQQLYGPGILRPDPDAAGRFAEHMDQQMRRHGRRLDRATLEECYSPVHFDAATHQ
- a CDS encoding FAD-dependent oxidoreductase; protein product: MTPHPTPTPEHLVIIGNGMAGHRLLEALLERPGRPARITVIGEETVPAYNRILLSPWLAGEMTREALTLRETAWYSDQGIELLLGDRVADIDAGAKRLTTRGGRSLTYDRLVLATGSRPAMPAVEGIGLDGVHGFRDLEDARALTRAATRGGRAVVVGGGLLGLEAAEGLRKQAKATQGREMAVSVLQRADRLMNRQLDATAARLLEDELAARGLSIVTGARLAALEGDARGRVCAVHLEDGRRLAADCVVIAAGITPNAELGQAAGLAVERAIVVDEFLTTSDPAIHALGECCQFRGTTYGLVEPIWRQVEVLADRLSQRQDAALPGYVERPTATKLKVSGVSLFAFGPIEPEDDHEVLTYHDPRQGDYRRLLLRDNRLEGAVLYGDTAAGPWYFEQSLAGHDLSACRQALMFGAGDANALLDDASSPSPATQEAAA